The DNA sequence ATTATAAATCAATTGATTTAAACGATATTCGCTAATAATTAATTAATTTCGCAACTTGAAAAGAATTAGTTGTTATAAAATACAACCATTATAAAATCTTAAAACAAAAATTTTCGTGAGCGAAAAAAAAGAAATGTCTTTTTGGGGACACATCGGAGAATTGAGAGCACACTTGATTCGCGCAATGATTGCAATTGTCGTTTGTGCGATTGTGGTTGGCTTTAATGTCAACTGGATCATGGATCATATTTTCTTCGGACCAACACGAAATGATTTTTTTACTTTTCGAGTAGTGAATCATTATTCGCGTGAATTACTTGGTCACGACAGTATTACACTTCCAGCGCATTTTGCGGTACAACAAAAGAAATTATTTCAACAGTTTAATGTGATGATGGCGGTATCTATCTTTGGTGGAATGGTCGCCGCATTTCCTTATTTGGTTTGGGAACTTTGGAGATTTATTTCTCCGGCACTTCATCCAAAAGAAAGAAAGAATTCTGTTTGGTTAATTAATTTTGTTTGGATCCTTTTTGCTTGTGGAATCTTATGTGGTTATTTTTTAATCCTTCCATTTGCAATCAATTTTGGTTTGCTTTTCAAAGTTTCAGATTCGATTACGCAACTTTTTGATTTAAGTGATTACACTACCCTTTTCCTTCAGATCGTTTTAGGAATGGGCGTTATTTTCTTATTTCCAGTAATTGTTTATTTCATGACGGCAATTGGAATTCTTACGCCGAAATTCATGCGAACTTACCGCCGTCACGCCATTGTTTTAATTCTGGTAGTTGCCGCGATTATTACCCCTGCAGACGTTCTGAGTATGATGATGGCAGCATTTCCACTTTTATTATTGTATGAATTCAGTATTATAATGAGTGCTTATACCTTTAAAAAAGTACAGAAAAGAAAATTAGAAGAAGAAAAAGAAAGAGCTTAATCTAAAATATTTCACAAAAAAAACACGCTTTCGAGCGTGTTTTTTGTTTTCAGATAAACTGTTTATTTTTCTACATATGCTTTTAAATTATGCCCTACGATTCCTAACCACCCTTTTTCAAAACTTTCCATTTGGAAATCTTTTCCCAAGTGATCCAGATTTTCTAAACCTTTATGAGTTAGGGTAACTTCGGTTCCGTCTCCACGTTTTTCAAGCTCCCATTTAACGATGGTTCTTTCTTTAGAAATTTCAGGATAAGACCAACTGTATTTGAATTTTTCATTCGGGATTACTTCCAGAATTTCACCTTGATGGTGGTATTTATTTGCTCCTCCGGGTTCATAAAAATTGAACTCGTTGTGCAAACCGAGCTCAAAATCCGGAATATCAAAATACCATTCTTTCATTTGCGCTTTATTGGTAATTGCGCTCCAAACCTTTTCTACTGGTGCGTTAACTCGTTGTTTAACGATTACATTCTCGTGCATAACTTTAAGTATTAATGGGTTCAACAAATTGATTACTTAAAATTAGGCAAAATTTAAACATCATTACAAGCAACATGATAAATATTTGGTTTAATTTCGCTCTTTATTTTTTCAAATTTTTACGACCTTAAAATATATTTCATGATCGTTTTTTTAATCCTCATTTTATTAATTATAGTATCAATATCGCTATTCCTAAAACATCCTAAATTTGGAAAAGCTCCGTCTGGAAAACGTCTCGAAAGAATTTTGAAATCTCCGTATTATAAGAAAGATAAATTCGATAATATTAATTTCACGCCGCAGCTTGCAGAAGATACTTCAATGCCGAAAGTGCTGTACAATTTCCTTTTTTCTAAAAGCAAAAATTTAATACCAAAGCAGAAATTCAATTTCACAAAAACCGATTTACTGAATTTAGATCCAACCGAAAACATCTATGTTTGGATGGGACATTCTTCCTATTTTCTGCAGGTTGATGGAAAAAAAATTCTTGTTGATCCCGTTTTCAGCGGAAATGCCTCACCGGTAACTTTCACCACCAAAGCATTTAAAGGAACTGATTTATATACTACAGATGACATTCCAGATTTGGATTATTTAATCATCACGCACGATCATTGGGATCATCTGGATTTTGAAACGGTGAAAAAACTTGATCCAAAAGTGAATCAAGTGATTACAGGTTTAGGAACTGGTGAACATTTAGAATACTGGAATTACGATCCGAAAAAAATTATTGAATTAGATTGGGGCGAAAATTTTGATTTAGGAAATGGGTTTAAGGTCTATGCGGAAACTGCGCGACATTTTTCCGGACGAGGTTTTAAACGAAATGAGGCAATTTGGGCGAGTTTTGTTTTTGAAACTCTCAAGCATAAAATTTATATCGGCGGTGATTCTGGCTTTGATGATCATTTTGAAAAGATCGGAACTCAATATGGAGGTTTCGATTTGGCTATTCTAGAAAACGGCCAATACAATAAAGATTGGCGATACATTCACATGCTGCCGGAAGAATTTTTAGTTGCTGCAAAAAATTTAAAAGCGAAAAGAATTATCCCCGTTCATAATTC is a window from the Kaistella flava (ex Peng et al. 2021) genome containing:
- a CDS encoding SRPBCC family protein, whose product is MHENVIVKQRVNAPVEKVWSAITNKAQMKEWYFDIPDFELGLHNEFNFYEPGGANKYHHQGEILEVIPNEKFKYSWSYPEISKERTIVKWELEKRGDGTEVTLTHKGLENLDHLGKDFQMESFEKGWLGIVGHNLKAYVEK
- the tatC gene encoding twin-arginine translocase subunit TatC, translated to MSEKKEMSFWGHIGELRAHLIRAMIAIVVCAIVVGFNVNWIMDHIFFGPTRNDFFTFRVVNHYSRELLGHDSITLPAHFAVQQKKLFQQFNVMMAVSIFGGMVAAFPYLVWELWRFISPALHPKERKNSVWLINFVWILFACGILCGYFLILPFAINFGLLFKVSDSITQLFDLSDYTTLFLQIVLGMGVIFLFPVIVYFMTAIGILTPKFMRTYRRHAIVLILVVAAIITPADVLSMMMAAFPLLLLYEFSIIMSAYTFKKVQKRKLEEEKERA
- a CDS encoding MBL fold metallo-hydrolase — its product is MIVFLILILLIIVSISLFLKHPKFGKAPSGKRLERILKSPYYKKDKFDNINFTPQLAEDTSMPKVLYNFLFSKSKNLIPKQKFNFTKTDLLNLDPTENIYVWMGHSSYFLQVDGKKILVDPVFSGNASPVTFTTKAFKGTDLYTTDDIPDLDYLIITHDHWDHLDFETVKKLDPKVNQVITGLGTGEHLEYWNYDPKKIIELDWGENFDLGNGFKVYAETARHFSGRGFKRNEAIWASFVFETLKHKIYIGGDSGFDDHFEKIGTQYGGFDLAILENGQYNKDWRYIHMLPEEFLVAAKNLKAKRIIPVHNSKFALSLHDWKEPLEKISELNEKENLRLITPKIGEKVNWEDDQKVYEKWWEAYQ